A section of the Candidatus Omnitrophota bacterium genome encodes:
- the panC gene encoding pantoate--beta-alanine ligase, translating to MKIVKSIKQMHSIVLDAKRKNKTIGFVPTMGYLHHGHCSLLRRCRKENDLSVLSIFVNPVQFSPTEDFTKYPRDLKRDEKFAKDEKVDIIFYPSVDEIYPDGYRTFVQVDGLSDKLCGKFRPGHFRGVSTVVMKLVNIVAPDTLYLGQKDAQQALIIQRMLKDLNTDVRVKILPTVREKSGLAMSSRNSYLAPEHHAKATILYRSLQHAKTIIEDGERNPETVIEEMRVLISSEGAEKIDYIECVDAQTLLPLDDIKGDILIAVAVWFGTARLIDNITVSVTE from the coding sequence GTGAAGATCGTTAAAAGCATAAAACAAATGCACAGTATAGTCCTTGACGCCAAGAGAAAAAATAAAACTATCGGCTTTGTCCCCACCATGGGCTATCTGCATCACGGGCATTGTTCGCTTCTTCGCCGATGCCGTAAAGAAAATGATTTAAGTGTTTTAAGTATTTTTGTCAATCCCGTGCAGTTTTCTCCGACGGAGGATTTCACCAAATATCCGCGCGATTTAAAAAGAGACGAAAAATTTGCAAAAGACGAAAAAGTTGATATAATCTTTTATCCGTCGGTCGACGAGATCTATCCCGACGGATACCGGACCTTCGTGCAAGTGGACGGGCTCTCTGATAAGTTATGCGGAAAATTCCGCCCGGGGCATTTTAGGGGCGTTTCCACAGTGGTGATGAAATTAGTCAACATTGTTGCGCCGGACACGCTTTATTTAGGGCAAAAGGATGCGCAACAGGCGCTCATTATCCAAAGGATGCTCAAAGATCTAAACACCGATGTGCGTGTAAAGATCCTGCCGACCGTCCGCGAGAAAAGTGGTTTAGCGATGAGTTCGCGCAATAGTTATTTAGCGCCCGAACATCACGCCAAGGCAACGATCCTTTACCGTTCTTTGCAGCACGCCAAGACCATTATTGAAGACGGCGAGCGCAACCCGGAAACAGTGATTGAAGAAATGCGCGTCTTGATCTCAAGCGAAGGCGCCGAAAAAATTGATTATATTGAATGCGTGGACGCTCAAACGCTTTTACCCTTAGATGACATTAAGGGGGATATTTTGATCGCCGTTGCGGTATGGTTTGGCACAGCCCGGCTTATCGACAACATTACGGTTAGTGTGACTGAATGA
- a CDS encoding aspartate dehydrogenase, which yields MKKTKKLRVGIVGCGAIGSRIAKSISQELKSDCALSALFDIDTEKSKKLSAKFSAKNLIKKNLSDLIRSCDLVVEAVTSTETQKIVSDVLRAKKHVLAMSVGKLLYADKLFALARKNKCALLLPSGAIAGLDAIKAASLRNISSVVLTTRKPPVGFANSAYIIKKNIDLNAIACETVLFDGHVDDAVHWFPKNINVAATLAIASNCKEKVRVRILTSPEFKLNSHEIEVIGDFGRMVSRTDNVVCPDNPKTSYLAVLSAIQTLKQFFNTVKIGT from the coding sequence ATGAAAAAAACAAAGAAGTTAAGAGTAGGTATTGTTGGCTGCGGCGCTATTGGTTCGCGCATCGCCAAAAGCATTAGCCAAGAATTAAAATCCGACTGCGCTTTAAGCGCTTTGTTTGACATCGATACCGAGAAATCGAAAAAGTTATCCGCGAAATTCTCCGCTAAAAATCTCATCAAGAAAAATTTATCCGACCTTATCAGATCTTGTGACTTGGTTGTGGAAGCCGTAACCTCCACCGAAACACAAAAAATCGTTTCGGATGTTCTGCGTGCCAAAAAACACGTACTGGCCATGAGCGTTGGAAAGCTTCTTTACGCCGATAAACTATTCGCCTTAGCGCGAAAAAATAAATGCGCGCTTCTTTTACCGTCGGGCGCGATTGCTGGTCTCGACGCTATCAAGGCGGCAAGCCTACGCAATATTTCTTCCGTTGTTTTAACCACCCGTAAGCCTCCCGTCGGGTTTGCCAACTCCGCATATATAATTAAAAAAAATATTGATTTAAACGCGATTGCCTGCGAAACTGTTCTCTTTGACGGGCACGTTGACGACGCTGTTCACTGGTTTCCAAAAAACATCAATGTGGCGGCCACACTCGCGATCGCCAGCAATTGCAAAGAAAAAGTGCGCGTGCGTATTTTGACATCACCGGAATTTAAATTGAATTCACACGAAATAGAAGTGATTGGTGATTTTGGGCGAATGGTGTCGCGCACCGATAATGTGGTGTGTCCCGATAATCCGAAGACAAGTTATTTGGCGGTGTTGTCCGCTATTCAAACATTAAAGCAATTTTTTAACACAGTAAAAATCGGAACTTAA
- the folK gene encoding 2-amino-4-hydroxy-6-hydroxymethyldihydropteridine diphosphokinase, translating into MAIVYFGLGSNLGDRKKNILGALARMRQSAIRIQKVSHVIETKPVGGPKGQNDYLNAAAKGTTELTPGKLLRTLKSIEKKLGRKKGLRYGPRLIDIDILIYENKWIKTPKLTIPHPRMLKREFVLKPLKEIAPKLVKELLS; encoded by the coding sequence TTGGCTATTGTTTACTTCGGACTTGGTTCCAATTTAGGCGATCGGAAGAAAAATATTCTTGGCGCTTTGGCGCGGATGCGCCAAAGCGCCATTCGTATCCAAAAGGTTTCGCACGTCATTGAAACCAAGCCGGTGGGCGGCCCCAAGGGCCAAAATGATTATTTAAACGCCGCGGCAAAGGGTACAACTGAACTTACACCGGGAAAACTTCTTCGAACACTTAAATCCATCGAAAAAAAGCTCGGCCGAAAAAAAGGACTCCGCTACGGCCCGCGCTTGATCGACATTGATATTTTGATCTATGAAAACAAATGGATCAAAACGCCAAAGCTGACAATTCCTCATCCGCGCATGCTCAAAAGGGAATTCGTCTTAAAACCATTAAAAGAGATCGCTCCAAAACTCGTAAAGGAACTTTTATCGTGA
- a CDS encoding LL-diaminopimelate aminotransferase: MEIEQSERLKMLPPYLFVEIDKAKREAKAAGRDIIDLGVGDPDMPTPPHIIEALKTAAQDGGNHHYAFDAGLPALRKEISAFCQNHFNVSLNPDGEIYPLIGSKEGIAHLPLAIINPKDKVLVPDPCYPVYRSATWFAGGKVVTLPLKAKNNFLPDLERIKDAKLLYINYPNNPTSATAPREYLTELVKICKEKGIIIASDLAYSEIYYDNEKPVSILEIEGAKDIAIEFHSLSKTFNMTGWRLGWACGNPKLIAALAKVKANVDSGIFQAIQVAGIAALKSDPHDLDDLRRMYQERRDLFINGLRSIGWKIAPPKAAFYVWAKLPKKFTGSMETAKAFLDQADIVATPGVGFGEHGEGFIRMTITVPKERLTLAVERLKKVI; encoded by the coding sequence ATGGAGATTGAACAATCGGAACGATTAAAAATGCTTCCTCCGTATTTATTCGTTGAGATAGACAAGGCTAAGCGCGAAGCGAAAGCGGCGGGAAGAGATATTATTGATCTGGGCGTGGGAGATCCGGATATGCCGACACCGCCGCATATTATTGAAGCGCTTAAAACGGCCGCGCAAGATGGCGGTAATCATCATTATGCTTTTGACGCGGGATTGCCGGCTTTGCGCAAAGAAATATCCGCCTTTTGTCAAAATCATTTCAATGTTTCCTTAAATCCTGATGGTGAAATTTATCCTTTGATCGGCTCTAAAGAGGGAATCGCGCATCTTCCTTTGGCTATCATCAATCCTAAAGATAAAGTTTTAGTTCCCGATCCGTGTTATCCGGTTTATCGTTCCGCAACTTGGTTTGCCGGTGGAAAAGTCGTTACTTTACCTTTAAAAGCCAAAAATAATTTCCTGCCGGATTTGGAGAGAATCAAAGACGCAAAATTGCTTTATATCAATTACCCGAATAACCCAACATCCGCCACCGCGCCGCGGGAATATTTAACCGAATTGGTAAAAATCTGCAAAGAAAAGGGAATTATCATCGCATCAGATTTGGCATATTCGGAAATTTATTATGACAATGAAAAACCGGTGAGTATTTTGGAAATCGAGGGTGCAAAGGATATCGCGATTGAATTTCATTCGCTTTCCAAAACCTTTAATATGACCGGCTGGCGTTTGGGCTGGGCCTGCGGAAATCCGAAACTCATCGCCGCTTTAGCCAAAGTTAAAGCCAATGTGGATTCGGGGATTTTCCAGGCCATACAAGTCGCCGGCATCGCCGCTTTAAAAAGCGATCCGCATGATTTAGATGACCTGCGGCGCATGTATCAGGAACGCCGCGACCTATTTATCAACGGGCTTCGTTCTATCGGATGGAAAATCGCACCGCCCAAGGCCGCGTTTTATGTTTGGGCGAAACTGCCGAAGAAATTTACCGGTTCTATGGAAACCGCTAAAGCATTTTTAGACCAAGCCGATATTGTGGCGACACCGGGTGTTGGTTTCGGCGAACACGGCGAAGGGTTTATCCGCATGACGATCACCGTTCCTAAAGAGCGGCTGACGTTGGCAGTGGAGAGGTTGAAGAAAGTCATTTAG